A window of the Euzebya pacifica genome harbors these coding sequences:
- a CDS encoding response regulator produces MRLVRVLIAEDNEDHLFLARVALQAVQGVQIEVVAVQDGQEALDYLHGRGQYDGRELPHLILLDLSMPRKDGLTVLKELRADEMLQSLPVVVLTSSDRPEDVNAAYALGANSYVNKAKGLSNLADYWTQTANLPDPAVRR; encoded by the coding sequence ATGCGCCTGGTCAGAGTCCTCATCGCAGAGGACAACGAGGACCACCTGTTCCTGGCCCGCGTGGCCCTCCAGGCCGTGCAGGGCGTGCAGATCGAGGTCGTTGCGGTGCAGGACGGCCAGGAAGCCCTGGACTACCTCCACGGCCGTGGTCAGTACGACGGTCGGGAGCTGCCCCACCTGATCCTGCTGGACCTGTCCATGCCGCGGAAGGACGGGCTCACGGTCCTCAAGGAGCTCCGTGCCGACGAGATGCTGCAGTCGCTGCCGGTCGTCGTGCTGACCTCCAGCGACAGGCCGGAGGACGTCAACGCCGCCTACGCCCTGGGCGCCAACTCCTACGTGAACAAGGCCAAGGGGCTCTCCAACCTGGCCGACTACTGGACCCAGACCGCCAACCTGCCCGATCCCGCCGTCAGGCGCTGA